Within the Longimicrobium sp. genome, the region CATCCTGCTGGACGTCATGATGCCGGACCTGGACGGCCGCGACGCCTGCAAGGTGCTGAAGATGGACCAGTCGCTCCGCGACGTGCCGGTGATCCTATTCTCCTCCGCGGACGAGCGCGACGTGCACTGGGGCGGCGCGGGAGCCGACGGGTTCCTGCAGAAGCCGTTCAGCATCCGCGCCCTCCCCGATCTGGTGCGCCGCCACCTG harbors:
- a CDS encoding response regulator; protein product: MSSEAAGQQPRILVADDEPAITALVAEMLRYAGFTVVEAHGGAEAVSLARNERPDLILLDVMMPDLDGRDACKVLKMDQSLRDVPVILFSSADERDVHWGGAGADGFLQKPFSIRALPDLVRRHLTPNGR